One genomic window of Trichomycterus rosablanca isolate fTriRos1 chromosome 1, fTriRos1.hap1, whole genome shotgun sequence includes the following:
- the guca1aa gene encoding guanylyl cyclase-activating protein 1, producing the protein MGNSSGCTVDDLQAVEMHLWYKKFMTECPSGQLTLHEFKQFFGLRGLDPEASAYIEQMFRTFDMNKDGYIDFMEYVAALSLVMRGKMEHKLRWYFRLYDVDGNGCIDRHELLNIIKAIRAINGSDAQEVTAEEFTNRVFERIDVNGDGELSLEEFVEGARSDEEFMEVMMKSLDLSHIVAVIHNRRNSV; encoded by the exons ATGGGGAACTCGAGCGGCTGCACCGTGGACGACCTGCAGGCCGTGGAGATGCACCTCTGGTACAAGAAGTTCATGACCGAGTGTCCGTCCGGTCAGCTGACGCTGCACGAGTTCAAGCAGTTCTTCGGCCTGAGGGGTCTGGACCCGGAGGCCAGTGCCTACATCGAGCAGATGTTCCGCACCTTCGACATGAACAAG GACGGATACATCGACTTCATGGAGTACGTGGCGGCGCTGAGTCTGGTGATGAGAGGGAAGATGGAGCACAAACTGCGCTGGTACTTCAGGCTGTACGACGTGGACGGGAACGGCTGCATCGACCGACACGAGCTGCTCAACATCATCAAG GCCATCCGTGCTATTAACGGCAGCGACGCACAGGAAGTGACGGCGGAGGAGTTCACCAACCGAGTGTTCGAGAGGATCGACGTGAACGGCGACG GAGAACTCTCGCTGGAGGAGTTCGTGGAAGGAGCTCGGAGTGATGAGGAGTTCATGGAGGTGATGATGAAGAGCTTAGATCTGAGCCACATCGTAGCCGTGATCCACAACCGCAGGAACAGCGTCTGA